Below is a genomic region from Mucilaginibacter auburnensis.
TTTGTAGAACCACAACTTTTCCACCTGAGACAATAGCGTCCTCTGCCTTAACCGCTGCAGACACGGTTTTCAACGCATTGACATCATAAAGCGTACTTGACTTACTCTCAACAAAACGTTTGGGAAGCGGTTGCGCCAGCGTTATGGTAGCCGAAAACATTACTATGCTTAAGCCTAAAGCAAATTGCCTTTTTTTCATGGCTGTTATTTTTACTTACCGTCCGGGATTATTCTTTTTGAAATACAGGTTGAAATACAACAACTGATAGCTTATGGAGTTTGACCAATACTGCCAATTATGCGCACCCGGCCGAACAATAAAATCGTGCTCTATATTGCGTTCAACCATTTTATCGTGCAGTTCGGTGTTTACCTTGTAAAAGAAATCCTCAGTACCGCAGTCAAAAATAATGGCGAGTGATTTAGGAGTTATCAGGTGTAGTAGATTGGTAACGGTGTATTTCTCCCACACATCCGGATTTTCTGCATAGTTGCCTAAACGTTTTGCCATATCCCAGTTTTTAGGGAACGGTCTGATATCAACGCCACCGCTGGTGCTGCCTGCCGCGCCATAAATATCCTGGTGCCTGATACCTAAGTATAAGCCGCCGTGCCCTCCCATACTTAAGCCGGTAATGGCCCTGCCTGTGCGGCTTTTAATGGTTTTATAGTTTTTGTCAACATAGGCCACCAACTCTTTAGAAACATAGGTATCGTATTTGTAAGTAGGGTCAACAGGACTATCCCAATACCAGCTGGTAACGCCGCCATCGGCACAAACAACTATCATGTTATAAGCATCAACGCTTTCCTTTACAGCGGGAGCGCTGCGTGCCCAATCTTTGTAGCTACCGCCTGCTCCGTGCAACAAATAAACCACCGGGTATTCTTTTCCCGCGGAGTAACTATCCGGCGTGATAACCAGGGCGTTGATTTTTTTCTTCATCGCGTCGCTGTAGGTTTCTACAGAATCAACCTTAGCGGCCTTAACATTTATTGCAAAAATGCCGAGGCAAAAAAACAGGAGCAGGTTTTTCTTCATTTTTAGGTTTAGTTTATCGGGTGGTTATTTTGAGTACGCTTTTACAGTTTGTTTTGATACGCCTAAGCCCTCAATTCCCAATTCCATCACATCACCTGCTTGTAAGTAGGCTTGCGGGGTCATGCCCATAGCCACGCCCGCCGGTGTACCGGTGGTGATCACATCGCCGGGCAACAGGGTCATGAACTTACTTACGTAAGCAATTACAAAAGGCACATTAAATATAAAGTTGGCAGTGGTGCCGTTCTGCATCATTTTGCCGTTAACAGATAACCACAATTTCAGGTTGCCTGAATCGGGTATCTCATCGGCAGTTGCCATAAACGGACCAATTGGCGCGAAGGTATCGCAACCTTTGCCCTTATCCCAGGTACCGCCACGCTCCAACTGAAACTCACGTTCAGAAATATCGTTATGCAGCGTATAACCTGCTACATACTCTAAAGCTTCTGCTTCTTCCACATAACTTGCTTTTTTTCCAATAACAACAGCAAGTTCAACTTCCCAGTCTACCTTTTTAGCATCACGCGGTATAATCACGTCATCAAACGGACCAATAATAGCGCTGGTAGCTTTCATAAATATTACCGGCTCGGCAGGCGGCGTAGCGCCTGTTTCTTTGGCATGGTCGGCGTAGTTCAGACCAATACAGATCAACTTTGAAGGTCTGCCCAACGGACTACCCCAACGCTCACCATCAGCAATTTCAGTAAGGCTGCCTTCGTTATCACTCACAAACTTTGCTAAGCGGGTTAAGCCGTCGTTATCAAAAAAGGCCTCGTTATAATCCTCGCCAAAAGCAGAGGTATCATATCTTTTATCATTTAAAATTACGCCTGTTTTCTCTTTACCGGCAGCACCCCATCTTATTAATTTCATTATTTGTATAGTTTATCTGGTGATTATTGGCAATGGCAGCAATATAACACACACATGTTATTGCCAATGCTTTGTGTATGCCGATAAAGCTATTACAAATTTTAAAATAAGTGAAATTTGACTGTAATTTGTGACGTTTACTCTGCCTGCTCTTCTTTTTTCAAAGCCACACGCTCCTTCTTAATGTCTATCTTTATTATAGCGTAAATGCTCATATACATATTGGCTATCCACACTACAGAGAAGCCAGCCAGCAAATACCCGCGCCAATCGGGCAGCAGGAATTTGAAGCCGGTTAGTATCAGCATGAAAATGGTTACATAATGGCTAAAACAATATTCGCAGGTAAACAGGTAAAAAAACTTGCGGGCCGCTATGCTTTTACAATTTGTACTCTGTTGCACACAATACTCGCGGGGCTCGCGAAAAACCTCTTCGTGAGTTACCGTCCATGCAATACACGCTGTTGGTATTGCTAACAGAAAAAGCCAGGCAACCTGGACAGATAATACGGGCATAGTGTTGTGTGTTAGGCAAGTGCTAACACAATTTTAGTACCAAGAATACTAAGGCTTTATCAAAAATCCGCGCTCATAAAAAGCGTTATCCGCTTTTTGCTGTTTGTGGATGTCCCTGTCGAAGATCTTGTTGAGGTTATTGCCGGCAAGGTCTTCCAAACGCGAGTTGACATGTAATTTATAACTTCCTGCTTTCCAATTTTCGGCAGGCGTAAATTTCCATGCTTTATCTCTTGCCAACAGCTCAACATTACCTTTTATACTCCCACCTTCTGAAGACATGATGCTGATAGACTCCTGTAAAAGGTAATGGTCCAAAGCCTGCTCAAAAGATACATACAGCGGCTGTTTAGTACCGGCTTCAGGTGTTTGAATATGCCATTTTTCAATATCTAAACGCTGGTCGGTACGACTGGTAGCGATAAACTTTTTTGAAAAACTCTGTTTGAGTTTAAGTCCCCGGTGGTCTTTCCATTCACCGGTTATCACCAGCTCATAGTGCTGATTTTTTTGCAGCGGATTACCTAATTGTTTATTCAGCACTAAGTCGCGTTTTATCCGTCCCGGATCTATCCATAAAGTTAATACCCTGTCGTTATCTCCCCAGAGCTCAGGCTGCAGGTTAAGGAATATCCTGTCGAGGGTATCGCGGTTTTTATCCAGTAAGTAAACGTGCTCAAGCGCGTTACCGGTTTGCATAGGTTCAGAAAACTGAATGTACAACTTCAGCAAATTTTCGGGAACAGTATCTGCCAAGGGATAAACGGCTACTACTTCGGGTTGTTTTTTACCGGTATTATCAGGAACTTTTACTTTTCCCACTACCCTGTTTTGCTGCAAAACGCCATACTCCATCCCCGGCGATAGCGGAATAAGCGGATGAAACAACATACCTGTATGAGTTTGTATGAACGCGCCCAACACTTCGCGGTCGCTACCGTTCAGTGAAACGGTAAGCGGAAACCTGTCAACATCCTGTACAAGATATTTTGGGATAAATATGCTTTTAGCCCGGCCGTTCTCCCACTCAATGCTAACATTATCAGCAGTTTTACTTTGGCAAGCCGCAACTAATAGCAAAAAAAACACCAGGCTATATTGATATAACCTGGTGCGCATTATAAAAAGTAACTTATATGTTTTTGCCATCTGAGGTCCAAAGGTCAACATCGCCGTTGGCTTTTTTCTGTATAACAACAGCTCGGCCGTCATCCAGTTTATCTAACTGTAAAACTTTCTCGAAAGGTAACTTAGTAAAAGCGGTGCCGCCTGTGCCGGGTATTGGCGCGGTTAACGACTCCTTAAATTGTTTAATATCGTTGTAACTAACTTTTGCAGCAGGGCGGTTGCTGTTAGCCATCACCAGGTATTTCTGACCGCCTTCTGTTAACCATATCATATCTGACGGGGTATTCATGTTACCCATTTCGGCAATGGTACGGCCTTTAACATGTGCGCCTGCTTTTAGCTCATCCATAGGGAAAAGCACCAGTGGCGTGCAGGTATAACTGGCTACTATGTAGTTTTTACCATCAATGGTAGTTGTATTGAAAGTACGTATAGGCGAAGTGGTTTCATAACGGCCATGAGAGGTATGGTACATTTCTAAACTGGCCTGATCTTCCTGCTTTGAGGTGAACGGAAAGCTTATGGTGCGGAATGACGAGCTGAACTCTTTATTGCTCAAACCGCTTAGCATTAACTTGCCATCTGCAAAACCCATGTCAGAGATAGAGGTAACACGCAAAGATGCACCGCGACGGTCTTTTTCATCAGGGCCGGCTACGTTGTTGAGGGTAACTGTTGAGAAGTTTATATCTTTTAATGACACCGCTTTGATCTGGTTATCTGCACCCATTGAAAGCAATACCGGTGTACCATCAGCGCTCTTTACAGCCACATACAGGTTTTTTGATACCGGGTTAACGGCCATATCTGTTATGGTGATATTCTCTTTGGTTGTACCTAAAGCCGCTGCAATTTTCTCATCAATTTTTGGCAGATCAAAAGCTTTAACGGTTGACGGCTTTTTGGTGTCTTTGGTATCAAAAGCAATAACGCTTGCATTTTCGGCATCACCTATAAACAATACGCCATTGGGTCCAAAAGTAAGCGCGGCAATTGATTTAACCTGCGGCGATCCTGTTACAAAGCCGTAAGGCAGGGCAGGTTTGCGATTAACGCCTGCAAAGAGCAGCACACCAGCTAAGGCAGCAGTACTCATTAAATAGATCTTTTTCATCGTATTAAATGATTAATAGGTTTCTTTTTAGATTTTCAAACAGGTTTATAACAAATATAATAGATGGCCACCTGCTATTGTTTCACCAAAATACTGATAACAAGAATATTACAAACGGCACAGGCGCTCAAAAATCTCAGCATGATGCGGGTACTGCTCAATCACCTCGGCTTTTTTAGCCATTTTAAACTCAGTAAATTCAAAGCCCGGCGCAACAGCGCAACTGGCTAAACCATAACCGCTTTGATCTGTAAGTTCGGCGGCAAACCATTGGCCGGCCTCAACTATTACCTGCATATTACCGCTTGGCTCATCAGATAGTTCATGCGTAGTTAATACCCCGTTGCTATCAATTACATGTATGTGAAAAGGTATCCCTTTATGGAAATACCAGATCTCGTCTGACTCAATTTTGTGAAAGCCGGAAAAATCCTTTCCGCTTATTAAATAATAAATGGATGTAAGCGCCTGCTTTAGTCCGCCCGCGGGATTGCGCGTTACCTGTTTGGCAGAGCGATATACTTCTTTATAAAAGCCACCTTCGGGATGGGGATGCAAGTGGAGATGCTTCACCCAGTAGTGCGCGTCTTCTATTACCATAATCAGTTAAAATTGGACAACTAATGTAGTGACATTTAACACATAACATCAAGTGCCTAAAGAAATAAACGCACTACTTTTTTGCGTATTGCCTGTAATTGATGAGCAACACGCTCAATAAAATTACCGCCAGGCCCAATATTTTTAACCACGATATCACTTCGTTGCCTATAAAAACACCTAAAACTACCGCTATAACCGGATTAACATAGGCGTGGGTACTTACCTGTGTTGCAGGCCTTACCGAAAGCAACCAAACGTAAGCCGTAAATGCAATAATGGAACCGAATACTATTAAATAAGCTATGGCTAACCATGCGTGTGCCGGCACCGTAGCAGGGTTAAAACCAGCAAACTCATTGTGAATGGCACTTACAGGGACATAAGCAATACCGGCTGCCATCATTTGCCAGGCCGTTGTTACCCGTGCCGGGCCTGTACCGGGTCTTCTTTTAGCATACAAACCGCCCCAGGCCCACGCCGCCGGACCAAATATGAGCAGTACCAGACTTATCAACTGTTCGTTACTGAAATCGCCTTCTAACGAGGCTGCAATGGCTTCGCCGAATAAAAGCAATACGCCTGCAAAACCAATTATCAATCCCCAGATGGTGCTGCGGGTAGTGAAATTTGTTTTCCAGTTGGGTTTATCCAGTATAACAAACCAAAGCGGACTAATAGCTATCACAATAGCCACCATAGCACTGGGCAATGTACGCTCCGCCCAAATTACAATACCCATACTAACTACCAGCATGAGGCAACCGCTGTAAGCCGCTACGCCCACATCCTTTTGTATCCAAAGCTTATCGCCTTTTAATGCACAGATGGATAGCATTATACTGCCTGCAATTATAAACCGCACAGCTCCCATTAAAAACGGTGGGAAACCGTTAATGGCCATCTGTATAAAAAAGTAAGTTGAACCCCAAACCACATAAACTATCGCGAAGGCAATAATTACCCATAATGGAGATGCGTGTTTGGTTGCGGAGGACATTGTGCAGTTAATGATCGATACTGCAATATGACGATAATAGATGGCAATAACAATTGCTAACTTCATGTGCAGGTAAAAGTAAAACTGTTCCAGATAGATGGCTCAGAGCCCTGTGAGCCTCCGTGAGCCCCTGTGAGCCCCTGTGAGCCCCTGTGAGCCGGGGTAAATAATCAGTAATTACATGCTATATTGGTGCCATAATTAATACATAATGACAAAAGAAAAAAAGCTCATTCTGTTACTGCTTATTACGTCGTTGATGGGATATATGGAATGGGGCGGCAACAATCATATTTTTTTAGCGCAGGCGGAAGTGGAGGCCTTTAAAAATTTGTTTAGTAACCCAACTTCGGCGCTACATCCATTTATATTGATTCCTTTTGCCGGGCAGGTTTTGCTGTTGGTTAACTTACTACGTAAACAACCACATAAAGCTTTTACTTACATTGGTACCGCCTGCCTTGGCATATTGCTGGGCTTTATGTTTATCATTGGCGTAACCACAGTTCATTTCAAGATCATTATCTCTACCCTGCCTTTTCTAATTACCGCTGTGGTGATGGTGAGGTATTACAGGGAGTTGGGGGTGGAGTAAGGGGTCAAATTACTCACCCGGTCTACGCTGCGCCGGACCGCCCTCTCTTCGCCTGCGGCGTAAAGAGGGCTGATAAATACAAATCCATTCCCTCTTTTGCGCAGCAGAGAGGGGTGACAAGCATAGCGATGTCGGGGTGAGTAAACTTAATAATCATCCACATCAAACCTGTAGTTTTTGAAATAATAGTGCCTGTCCTCTTCAGTAATTTCCCGCAGAACCCGTGCAGGGTTACCTGCGGCTATTACATTATCAGGTAGATCTTTAGTCACCACGCTATTGGAGCCTACCACCACATTGTTGCCAATGCGAACACCGGGATTCACCACAACGTTGGCACCCAGCCAAACGCTATCGCCAATGTGTATCTCAATACCGTATTCGTAACCGGTATTGCGCGAATCGGGATGTATGGGATGGCCTGCTGTAGATACGGTTACATTAGGGCCAAACATGGCGTTATTGCCTATGGTTACCTTGGCAACATCCAGTATAACGCAGTTAAAGTTGGCAAAAAAATTATCGCCTACCTCAATGTGGCGGCCATAATCGCAGCTAAAGGGTGCCATTATTTTTACATTTTTACCGGCTTTGCCTAAAATATCGCGGGTGTACTCTTCTACCTTCTCCAACTCGTCGGGCGGGCAATGGTTAAATTTATATACACGCTTACGGTTAGCCAGTTGTTCTTCAGGCAATCCATCTAACCAAGCTTTGTAAGGTAAGCCTGCCAACATTCTCTCTTTATGATTCATAGGTGTGCGTATTAATGTGCAATAAACTTAAAACAATTAAGAAACCAGGCGTAAAAAAAATACAATTAATTTAACTAACCAATTAGTTAAATACTTATATTAGCTATTGCAAAGCGATTTTTGCTTTAAAATATTTAAATTTAAACCTTATCACAATTACAATGAATGTAAAGCGCATTTTAGCCGCGCTGGTGCTTGTTATGGCCTCGGTGCAGCTGGCTTATCCGCAAAGCCGCATTATAACCAAAGCTTTTTTAACCGGGCATATTAACTATACCCGCGATACCTCTTTCATCAAGATCAGTCATAAATACACCGATAGGAAGGTGTACCTGCAAAAAGCAACCTATGCGGCTTATCAAAAAATGTATACCGCCGCATTAAAGGATGGCGTTGTGTTGAGCGTGATATCGGGCACGCGCTCGTTTTATGATCAGCATTACAAATGGTACTCCAAATGGTCTGACCCTGAATTTGCAGGCATTAAAGACAAAAAGCAGAAAGCCCAAAAACTGCTTAGCTGGTGGTCAATGCCCGGCACATCACGGCACCACTGGGGTACAGACATGGATCTGGTAAATCTTAGTCCGGCATTCTACACTACTCCGGCGGGCAAAAAAATCTATAACTGGCTGGTAAATAATGCCAATAAGTTCGGCTTCTATCAGCCCTTTAATGCAGGTCGGCCTACCGGGTATAAAGAGGAAAAATGGCACTGGAGCTATTTGCCTTTAGCTAAGATATATTTACAGGAGTACACCCGGCAAATTACTTATGCGGACATTAACGGTTTCCCCGGAAGCGAGGCGGCTAAAGAGTTAGATGTAATAAAAAGCCAGGTTTTGGCTATAAACCTGGCTTGTAAGTAAAATTGTACTTTGATTTGTCATGCTGAATGCAATGAAGCATCTTGTAAATTTTGCTAACCACTTAGTCAGCATGGTGGATAAGATGCTTCACTGCGTTCAGCATGACAGCGGGATATACATTCTTATCCCAACAAATTCTTCCAGCTTACCAGGTCACCAATGATCTTTTCCAGTTGGTCAGCCGGAACACGTTCCTGCTGCATGGTATCGCGGTGACGGATGGTTACCGTGTTATCTTCCAACGTTTGGTGGTCAACTGTGATACAAAATGGTGTACCAATAGCATCCTGACGGCGGTAACGTTTGCCTATGGCATCTTTTTCCTCGTATTGCAGGTTAAAATCCAACTTCAACTTATCCATTATCTCGCGGGCTTTTTCAGGCAGACCATCTTTTTTGGTCAGCGGGAAAATAGCGGCTTTAACCGGCGCTAAGCAAGGGTGCAGGCGTAATACGGTGCGGCTATCTTGTTTCTCAGGTGTGCTCAGGTCCTCTTCCTCGTAAGCATTAATCATAGTTAACAAGAACATACGATCCAAACCTATTGAGGTTTCAATTACATAAGGTACATAGTTGCCGTAAGGTTTGCCATTCTCGTCTAACTCCGGATCAAAGTACTGCATTTTTTTGCCTGAGAATTGTTGATGCTGACTCAGGTCAAAATCTGTACGGCTATGTATACCTTCCACCTCTTTAAAGCCGAACGGGAACTCAAATTCAATATCATAAGCGGCATCAGCATAGTGTGCCAGCTTGGTGTGCTCGTGGTAACGGTATTTGGCAGCATCTGTACCTAAGGCCAGGTGCCATTGTAAACGGGTTTCTTTCCATTTGTTAAACCAATCTTTCTGCGTACCGGGGCGAACAAAGAACTGCATCTCCATCTGCTCAAACTCACGCATACGGATGATGAACTGGCGGGCAATTACCTCGTTACGGAAAGCCTTACCAATTTGCGCAATACCAAACGGAATTTTCATCCTGCCCGATTTTTGCACGTTCAAATAGTTCACAAATATGCCCTGTGCTGTTTCGGGACGCAGGTAAACCACATCAGCCTCATCGGCAACGGCGCCCATTTGCGTACTGAACATCAGGTTAAACTGGCGCACTTCGGTCCAGTTGGCGGTACCGCTTATAGGGCATTTAATATCGTGTCCAATCACCAGTTCGCGCAGGCGTGGCAGGTTCTCGGCTTTAAGGGCCTCATCCATTTCTTTTTGCAGTTCTTCAGCAAGGTCGGTTTTGCCTTCCTCATCATATTTGGCAATGCGGTCCTCTAATAACTGGTCGGCACGGTAGCGTTTTTTTGAATCTTTGTTGTCGATCATTGGGTCGCTAAAACCATCAACGTGACCGCTGGCCTTCCATATTTTAGGGTGCATAAATATGGCCGAGTCAATACCAACAATGTTCTCGTTAAGCTGCACCATGGCTTTCCACCAGTAGGTTTTAATGTTGTTCTTCAACTCGGCACCATTTTGCCCATAGTCATAAACAGCGCTCAGGCCATCGTATATCTCGCTTGAAGGAAAAACAAAGCCATACTCTTTGGCGTGTGCTATAACGTTTTTAAAAACTTCGTCGGTATTTTTACTCATAATGGCGCAAATATATATTTTTTGGGGGTTAGTTTGTCTGAACTATGATTTATAGGATTAATCTGAACTAAGATTAATTGGATAAGCAGGATGATAGGATTTAAGCAGATGTAATTGTCTAAACTAAGATTAATAGGATTTGGGGATTAAAAGATTCGTTTCCTAACATCTTATTAATCTTAAAAATCATAGTTCAGACAATTGACAATCATCATATTTCAAATCAAGTAGCGTACCTATCTTTATTTCTTAGTATGGAAAAATATTCGCTATTTGTATTGCTGGCGTTCCTGTCTGAGATCATCGGCACTGTTTCGGGTTTTGGGTCGTCCATCCTGTTTGTTCCGGTAGCTTCTTTGTTTTTTGATTTTAAAACGGTGCTAGGCATTACGGCCGTTTTTCATGTATTCAGTAACCTGTCAAAAATTACGCTGTTCAGGCAAGGTATTAATAAAGAAATAGCTTTAAAATTGGGCGTTCCGGCAGTTGCATTTGTGTTGTTGGGTGCCTGGCTTACCACTTTTTTGCCTACTCGTCCACTACAATTAATGATGAATGTTGGCCTGGTGATATTGTCTGTTTACCTTGCTATTAACTTCAATAAAACCATTAAGCAAAGCAATGGCAATTTATACATAGGTGGAGCCGCTTCGGGTTTTTTAGCCGGACTAACAGGTACAGGCGGCGCGGTGCGTGGTATAACATTGGCAGCATTTGGCCTGCCAAAGGCTGTGTTTATAGCTACCTCGGCATTGATTGATCTGGGGGTTGACAGCAGCCGCGCGGCAGTATATGTAAGTAATGGCTATTTCAAAACCGAATACCTGTTTTTGATACCTTTCCTCATAGGCATCAGCATTGCAGGTAGTTACATAGGTAAACTCATACTGGCCCGCACCTCCGAAAAGGTATTTAAATACATTGTGCTGGTGGTAATTATTGGTATATCGACAGTTGAAGCGGTGAGAGCACTTATTTGATTGTCTGGATTAGGATTTAAGCGATTCCAGTTCTCTGAACCTTGGTTAATAGGATTTGGGGATTAAAAGATTTGTTTCCTATCATCCAATTAATCTTAAAAATCATAGTTCAGACAAATCCTCAAATCATGAAAATCAAGGTTCAGACAGCTACCTTTTACTCTTAAAAAAACTCCTCACCAGCTCCGCGCATTCATTTTCGCGGATGCCACCTTCAATAATGGTTTTTGGGTGCGTAATTTTTTGGTTAAGCCTGCCAAAACCCATGCGCGGGTCATAGGCGCCAAATACTATTCTGCCCACCTGGAACCAGTAAGAGGCGCCGGCGCACATTACGCAAGGTTCCATGGTAACGTACAAGGTGCATTCTTTTAGATACTTGCCACCCATAAAGTTGGCTGCTGCGGTAAGCGCCTGCATTTCGGCATGGGCCGATACATCATTAAGGCGTTCGGTAAGGTTATGCCCTCTACCGATGATCTGCCCTTTGCATACCACAACCGCGCCAATGGGTATCTCATCTTCGGCTAAGGCGAGTTTGGCCTCTTTGAGGGCCTCGTTCATAAAAAAATCGTCGGGCTTTACCGCTGGCTCATCGCCGAAGCTTACGTATCTCATATTATCTGTTAGCGATGGGTTTAAAACCCATCGCTATGTATTGGTTATTAAACTAACTTACTTCCATTAGGCACCTGCTTATCAATAGCTGCCAATACAATATCACCATTCTCATCGGCAAAGCCGGTTACCAAAAACTCCGACATAAAGTTGGCTATCTGCTTTTTAGGGAAGTTTATAACACCCATTATCTGCCTGCCGGGCAATTGTTCTTTTGTATAATGTTTGGTTATTTGCGCGCTCGACCATTTGATGCCGAACTCGCCAAAGTCAACCTGCAATTTATAAGCTGGCTTTCTGACTTCGGGAAAATCAAGTACCTGCAATATAGTGCCTGCCCTCAGTTCCACACGTTCAAAATCATTCCAGTTGATGGTTTCCATAGTGGGGCAAAGATAAATGCCATACAACCGCATTCAACAAAAAGTATATTTTTTTGTTAAGCGCTTATGGAAACCGGTGCTTCCTCGCATCCTATCTATAAAAACAAAGCATATGAAAAAGTTAAGTATATTAGTAATTGCCCTTACAGTAAGTGTATTATCAGGATTTGCGCAGAATGTTGACCTGCGTGCTAAAATTGAAGTTAGCGGCGTAGCCGAGCGCGAAGTTACGCCCGACATCATCAATGTATCTATCTCTTTAAAAGAGTACATGGATGGCAAAAAGAAGATCACCATCAGCGAGTTGGAGCAGCAACTGGAAAAAGCGGTGCAGGCAGCGGGTATTGCTAAAGAGGATTTCAGGATCAACAACCTGTCTTCCTACAACTTTATTGACCCTAAAAAGAAAACACCTGAATTTTTAGCCTCTAAACAATATGGCATACGCTTCCGCGACCTGAATAAATTTAACCAGGTAATAAGCAAAGTTGATGCTAAAGGCATACAGTACACAAATATTGACAGCTACGACTATTCAAAAATTGAGTACCTGCGTAACGAATTAAAATTACAGGCGCTGGTTGCTGCCAAAACCAAAGCCACCTTTATGCTGAACGGTATTGGCGAAAAATTGGGCTGGCCGTTAAGCATCACCGAGGTTGAAGATAACAATTTCCCTCAGCCACGCAAT
It encodes:
- a CDS encoding alpha/beta hydrolase, translated to MKKNLLLFFCLGIFAINVKAAKVDSVETYSDAMKKKINALVITPDSYSAGKEYPVVYLLHGAGGSYKDWARSAPAVKESVDAYNMIVVCADGGVTSWYWDSPVDPTYKYDTYVSKELVAYVDKNYKTIKSRTGRAITGLSMGGHGGLYLGIRHQDIYGAAGSTSGGVDIRPFPKNWDMAKRLGNYAENPDVWEKYTVTNLLHLITPKSLAIIFDCGTEDFFYKVNTELHDKMVERNIEHDFIVRPGAHNWQYWSNSISYQLLYFNLYFKKNNPGR
- a CDS encoding fumarylacetoacetate hydrolase family protein, coding for MKLIRWGAAGKEKTGVILNDKRYDTSAFGEDYNEAFFDNDGLTRLAKFVSDNEGSLTEIADGERWGSPLGRPSKLICIGLNYADHAKETGATPPAEPVIFMKATSAIIGPFDDVIIPRDAKKVDWEVELAVVIGKKASYVEEAEALEYVAGYTLHNDISEREFQLERGGTWDKGKGCDTFAPIGPFMATADEIPDSGNLKLWLSVNGKMMQNGTTANFIFNVPFVIAYVSKFMTLLPGDVITTGTPAGVAMGMTPQAYLQAGDVMELGIEGLGVSKQTVKAYSK
- a CDS encoding Ig-like domain-containing protein → MRTRLYQYSLVFFLLLVAACQSKTADNVSIEWENGRAKSIFIPKYLVQDVDRFPLTVSLNGSDREVLGAFIQTHTGMLFHPLIPLSPGMEYGVLQQNRVVGKVKVPDNTGKKQPEVVAVYPLADTVPENLLKLYIQFSEPMQTGNALEHVYLLDKNRDTLDRIFLNLQPELWGDNDRVLTLWIDPGRIKRDLVLNKQLGNPLQKNQHYELVITGEWKDHRGLKLKQSFSKKFIATSRTDQRLDIEKWHIQTPEAGTKQPLYVSFEQALDHYLLQESISIMSSEGGSIKGNVELLARDKAWKFTPAENWKAGSYKLHVNSRLEDLAGNNLNKIFDRDIHKQQKADNAFYERGFLIKP
- a CDS encoding NHL repeat-containing protein — encoded protein: MKKIYLMSTAALAGVLLFAGVNRKPALPYGFVTGSPQVKSIAALTFGPNGVLFIGDAENASVIAFDTKDTKKPSTVKAFDLPKIDEKIAAALGTTKENITITDMAVNPVSKNLYVAVKSADGTPVLLSMGADNQIKAVSLKDINFSTVTLNNVAGPDEKDRRGASLRVTSISDMGFADGKLMLSGLSNKEFSSSFRTISFPFTSKQEDQASLEMYHTSHGRYETTSPIRTFNTTTIDGKNYIVASYTCTPLVLFPMDELKAGAHVKGRTIAEMGNMNTPSDMIWLTEGGQKYLVMANSNRPAAKVSYNDIKQFKESLTAPIPGTGGTAFTKLPFEKVLQLDKLDDGRAVVIQKKANGDVDLWTSDGKNI
- a CDS encoding cupin domain-containing protein, with product MVIEDAHYWVKHLHLHPHPEGGFYKEVYRSAKQVTRNPAGGLKQALTSIYYLISGKDFSGFHKIESDEIWYFHKGIPFHIHVIDSNGVLTTHELSDEPSGNMQVIVEAGQWFAAELTDQSGYGLASCAVAPGFEFTEFKMAKKAEVIEQYPHHAEIFERLCRL
- a CDS encoding EamA family transporter codes for the protein MKLAIVIAIYYRHIAVSIINCTMSSATKHASPLWVIIAFAIVYVVWGSTYFFIQMAINGFPPFLMGAVRFIIAGSIMLSICALKGDKLWIQKDVGVAAYSGCLMLVVSMGIVIWAERTLPSAMVAIVIAISPLWFVILDKPNWKTNFTTRSTIWGLIIGFAGVLLLFGEAIAASLEGDFSNEQLISLVLLIFGPAAWAWGGLYAKRRPGTGPARVTTAWQMMAAGIAYVPVSAIHNEFAGFNPATVPAHAWLAIAYLIVFGSIIAFTAYVWLLSVRPATQVSTHAYVNPVIAVVLGVFIGNEVISWLKILGLAVILLSVLLINYRQYAKK
- a CDS encoding sugar O-acetyltransferase, producing the protein MNHKERMLAGLPYKAWLDGLPEEQLANRKRVYKFNHCPPDELEKVEEYTRDILGKAGKNVKIMAPFSCDYGRHIEVGDNFFANFNCVILDVAKVTIGNNAMFGPNVTVSTAGHPIHPDSRNTGYEYGIEIHIGDSVWLGANVVVNPGVRIGNNVVVGSNSVVTKDLPDNVIAAGNPARVLREITEEDRHYYFKNYRFDVDDY
- a CDS encoding M15 family metallopeptidase, which produces MNVKRILAALVLVMASVQLAYPQSRIITKAFLTGHINYTRDTSFIKISHKYTDRKVYLQKATYAAYQKMYTAALKDGVVLSVISGTRSFYDQHYKWYSKWSDPEFAGIKDKKQKAQKLLSWWSMPGTSRHHWGTDMDLVNLSPAFYTTPAGKKIYNWLVNNANKFGFYQPFNAGRPTGYKEEKWHWSYLPLAKIYLQEYTRQITYADINGFPGSEAAKELDVIKSQVLAINLACK
- a CDS encoding glycine--tRNA ligase, which translates into the protein MSKNTDEVFKNVIAHAKEYGFVFPSSEIYDGLSAVYDYGQNGAELKNNIKTYWWKAMVQLNENIVGIDSAIFMHPKIWKASGHVDGFSDPMIDNKDSKKRYRADQLLEDRIAKYDEEGKTDLAEELQKEMDEALKAENLPRLRELVIGHDIKCPISGTANWTEVRQFNLMFSTQMGAVADEADVVYLRPETAQGIFVNYLNVQKSGRMKIPFGIAQIGKAFRNEVIARQFIIRMREFEQMEMQFFVRPGTQKDWFNKWKETRLQWHLALGTDAAKYRYHEHTKLAHYADAAYDIEFEFPFGFKEVEGIHSRTDFDLSQHQQFSGKKMQYFDPELDENGKPYGNYVPYVIETSIGLDRMFLLTMINAYEEEDLSTPEKQDSRTVLRLHPCLAPVKAAIFPLTKKDGLPEKAREIMDKLKLDFNLQYEEKDAIGKRYRRQDAIGTPFCITVDHQTLEDNTVTIRHRDTMQQERVPADQLEKIIGDLVSWKNLLG